The sequence GGCCTGTCCTGTTATTTCCTGGTATACTCTCGTCAGCTCCTCAGCTTTCAAGGTGAGGTGGGTGAGGATTTGATGAAGGCTAGTGTAGTGCAGGTGGAACTGGGCTTCTAGGTCCAGCTGCTCCAAGacctcctcctcactctcctccGTCTCTGCAGCTTCATTCTCAGTCACAGTGGTTTTACCATCGGCCACCTTGACCTGCCACTCCTCCCGGGGCAGCAGCCCGTGGTCCACATCCGTGCGGATGGCCTTGAGCATGGTGAAGTAGTTGTAGAGACTGGGGGGCCCAGCCTGCGCATTCAGCTTCACGTCCTGCAGGAGGCTGGGGAACATCACCACCTGCTCCATGTTCTGCACCACGGCCGAGTACCGGTCCATGACTTTCAGCAGGCAGTTCTTGGGGTAGCGTTTGGTCAGCACCTGCATGGTTGCTTCCTCCAGCACACTGAGTCCCGCTGTCGTTCTTTGGTCGTTGTTCTTTTAACAGCTGGGTGTGAAGGCAGTTTGACAGGATGCCAAGGCCCAGCCGGTGGGAAAAACACACCCTGTTTTAGGCCAATCCGAGGGCTTGGGCCCCACTGTCTGTATCAGGAGATCCGTCTTCCTAGGGAAGGGCCTGCCAGCTTTCTGCCTGTCATGTAAGCACTCCTGACCGCCTGAGCAggagcctggctcctcctccaccAGCTCATAGGACCAACTACAGGGAAGCTTTTCCCTTTGGCAACCGGTGCACTTGACCCTGGGGCAGTAATTAACTCTTTCAGGTCACCAGAGACCAAGCTGCCTACTTACAGTAGCCTCCTACTGTGCAGCTGACTTCTTCAACCTGGGTGCCTCAGCTGTGACAGCAACGAGGAGGGTGATGAAAGGACACTGCTTAGTGGGGGGCAAAGAGCACCGAAGCAGAAGCTGGAAGCCCAGTCCTGCAGTTTCTAGTGAGTTTTGGTTTTACCTTATTCAGTACCTCCTGTGTACCCATTTCTGCACCAAGCTCTTTCACAAGGTACCTCATTTAAGCTTCACCAAAACCCTGTGGTGAATATTTAATCTTCCTATTCCTATTTACCAATAAGAAAACTGATGTGTAGGTAGCTAAAGGAACTGGCCCATGGGTTGACTGAAGCTGGGATTCCAGCCCAGAACCACCTGTCTCCCACCTCCGCTCAGCGCTCTAGACCCCTGTGTGAGGATGGATGAGTACACCAGCTCCCTGGGTCCATATCTGTCTCTGTAATTGTGGGGTCTTGTTGTGAGATGGAACGAGACAATGCTAAAGAAACACTTTGTCAGCCACAAAGCAGTCCCCAGGTGTATGCTGGTGCAGATCCCAGATTCATGCTAGAGCCCTCTCAACCCTAACCTGTAATTCCACAAGTTACAATGCTTCCTTTTTCCTATTGATCTCGCCCTTTGGCCAAAGCCTTGGAAAATAATAATCCTTTACATAGCCACATTATCCCAGTTAACAAACTgcatttgttacatttatttatgagATAACTAGGAAAAGGAGGGCCGGGGGAGATTCAAAGTTGCACAGCAAGTTACTGTGAGAGTCAAGTGGAGAAGAAGACCTTCTGAGTTCTCATTTGTCTCTAGGTACCTGCTgcccagcaggggaggggaggggaggagaggggaggggaaccAGTCTCACTTAAGCAActcttgcccccaccccacagcatcCCCAGGACTGACAGTCACGcactctcccacctccttccactCCTACGGCCAGACCTGTGAGAAAGCTCATCTTCATATTGAACTGAATTCTACATCTCTTTATCCCCTACCCACCCACCAATTACCCATCTTAAGTATGATTATATTAGCACAACAGAGCAGTGTGAAGAACCATTTCCCAACTTCTAACTCACTCAATGCCCATACTATGAGGCAGAAAAACAATAGCATCCCCcttctcagatgaggaaacagagactcagaaggtcTCAGAAGTGACGGGGGAGGCTCAGCCCCGCTCTCCAGACCTCCAAGGAAAGCCGCAGCTGTCCTGTCCCCTGGCAGCCTTTGTGGGATGGATGTGTACACAGGTGCAGGTGACCTGGGGTAATCCTGCATTGGACAGGTGGCCTTGCCTCTTCAGAAGAGAGAGGGCAGCCAAGTCCAGTCACCTGTGGTGAATGACAAAGCTTCCACTTTAACCTCTTCTGTATTACAGGTCATGGAGTGGAACAGAGAGTACGGTCCAGCTCTTCCGTCCTGGGGCTACGTGGCCCTGGGCTGCTCGctgctcctctctgagcctcagctccctcCCATATTCTGATCATGATCAGAGCCAACGTCGATTGAGGGCTTGGTAGTCCGTACTCACAACAGTCATATGTCATAGGTGTTCTCCATTTACAGAGGAGGGGATGAAGGCCTAAGACGGTAAAGTGATTAGTCTAAGAACATACGCTCTTAGTTTAAGGCAAGGAGGAGTTGGGGTGAGCAGCAACTCCTACCCATGGATTGTCATGAGGGTTAGAGTTGATGTTTGTGTTATGCCTGGTATATTGCAAGGCCTCAATACATACGTATTTACCTCCCACCACTTCTCCTTTCCTACTCTGTGCTCCCCAATTCCTCGTTATGTCTCCGTCCTCGGACTCACCACACACATTGAGGTTCATTTTGTATCTGTCCTGGGGCCCCGAACTGCAGATGCTCAGTAGATACCAGCCAAGTGATGACCATTGGATCCACTTCTTGACACATTCCAGGGTCTTTGGTCATAGTGTCCAGTCACCTTGAAAAACAGGGTTCCTGGCCTGGCTCGAAGGAATGGTGAGGATTTTGGAAGATGGGGGAGCCCAGAGGCTGTAGCTGCCCTTGTCCACCCAGGAGCTGCATGACGCTGTGCATGCCCACCACCACCTCATGAGGCTGCCTCTCAGGTGAGGCTCTTTTCCAGGATGACCCCTCAGGGAAGGAGGGTGCACCATACTCCTGTCCTGACAGTCTTCACTCTGCAGGGCGCTGCTCCGTTCTTACTGTAAATGAAAGTGTTAGCAAGACCCATGAATCCGATACCACCTCCACCAGTCAGCACGGTGAAGAATTTGCATAAAATTGCTTCCTAAACTATGTGTGGAAAgagtaagttttttaaattaatcgattaagtgaaaacatttcattttaacagATTACTTAAGTAAACACTTGATTCATTCACTTCCAggcctaaaacatttttttttcatttgttttcgaCCTTTACTGGGGAAAACATTCTTGAAATGTTTTCTCCTTAGGAAAACAGGGCATCCCTTGTGTCTGAACACCCAGGATGGCTGAGCAGTGAGTACGGCCCGAGACCATGAGGCTGGACGCTGCGGTTTGGGTTTGGAGGGCTGCTGCCCAGCCCACTCATGAACAGGCTCCTGGGCTGCCATGCCCCCGGCTGTGCAGGGTTTGGAGATCTCTGAAGGGAAGGCCTTTCccttcagagaaaggaagggaaggtggTCAGGCCTACCTAGTTCAAGAACTCCTTCTGAACCCGTGGGCAGGTGTTTACATGTGCCCTGTCTTAATTCTTGGGTTTGTAACCCAGCCCCAGGTCACCAGCTCAGAGCTGGAAACATGGTGCTCCAGCCCTGGGCTCCGGGCCGGAAGAGCTGACTCTGCCACACCGAGCGGGTCTGGACTGCCTGACCAGGGGCGgcctccttcctctctcagcCCGTGGCCGGAGCCACCTGGGGCCTCCGTGGGCCATCCCGGCCTCGTCTACTCAACAAGGGGGCCGATCTTTGTTGGAGCCTCCCCAGCTCAGACTTTGGGGAACTCCACCTGAGCACAGGGCCCCTGTGTCCCACTGTGCCCTTCTGCCTCTGTGTTTGCATACTAAAGCCAGTCTATTCCCAGACTTGTTGCTGGACCCGGCCCAGAAGGATTGTGAAAGTAAGTAAATGGGTGTATTAGTGAAAAGGGGAGAGCGTGAACAAACTGATACTTGGGGGACAAATGAGTTGCGTGAGCGAATGAGTGCAGAGCTCATGAGTCACCCTGGGACAGAGGGTGAGGAGGACCCAcacggccagggccagggccagggccagggtcaTCCAGCCAGCAGGCTACAGACAGAGACTGGCCCTAGGTCTACCCATCAGATGGAAGGCCCTGGATAAAATGTTGCTGAATGAGCAGCTGCCAGCCCTCCCTGATTAGAAGACACGGAGCAGGGATCCAAGGGGATAGGCTGGACTCAGACGAGTTCTAGGAGTGGGGcgaggaggaaggcagaagagaagTGATGTGAGGTCTTCTCAGGGGGGTGCTGTGGGGCAGGACCCAGTGGAGTCAGGTGTCCCTGCTCTCAAGATGCCctgtcccagggctgggaggccacCTGGTACAACTGGGTGCTGCAAGCAGGAACCCTGGCAGTGGAAGGGAAGGAATTAGCAGAAGCTGGATGAGACATCACGCGTCGCTTAGTTTCCCTGGACTTCTCCACTTCCCTCAAGTTGGGGAAAACTGAGGTGGGGTGAGGCACCTCACTGGAATGGCTTCCACAGACCTGCCTGTGGCCTCATGCTCAGGGCATGTACATGACCCAAGTTGGACAGAGGGAACTGATTCCAGATGGATGGGAGTCAAGGCACCCAAGGGCCAGGCCAGGAAGGCCACGTGACTGTGGTGCAAGGAACTGCCTGACTCCAAGTAACCCgggctgggctggagcccaggcagCTACAGAAGGGACTCAGACAAAGGTTGCAGcaagttttctgtttgtttttcctaatatagcttattgattatgctattacagttgtcccattttcccccttcactcccctccaccctgcacaccctctcccacccacatccccccctttagttcatgtccatgtgtcataagttctttagcttctacgtttcccatactattcttgctctccccctgtctattttctatctaccatctatgctacttattctctgtaccttttccccctctcttctcctcccactcccctgttgctaaccctccatgtgatctccatttctgtggttctgttcctgttgtagttgtttgcttagtttgtttttgtttctgttttaggtgtggttgttaataattgtgggtttgccgtcattttactgttcatagttttttatcttctttttcttagataattccctttaacatttcatataataaggacttggtgatgatgagctcctttaacttgaccttatctgagaagcactttatctgcccttccattctaaatgaaagctttgctggatagagcaatctcatatgtaggtccttgactttcatgatgtggaatatttctttccagccctttcttgcctgcaaggtctcttttgagaaatcagctgacagtctgatgggaactcctttgtaggtgactgtctccttatttcttcctgcttctaggattctctccttcattttaatcttgggtagtgcaattatgatgtgcctgagtgtgttcctccttgggtccaacttctttgggactctctgagcttcctggacttcctggaagtctatttcctttgccagattggggaagttctttattatttgttcaaataactttttcacttattgctcttcctcttctggtactcctataatttagatgttggaacgtttaaagatgtcctggaggttcctaatcctctcttcatttttttgaattcttatttctttattcttttctgtttggttgtttctttcttctggtccactccattgatttgagtcccagtttccttcctatcactataggttctctgtgcattttccttcatttcacttagcgtagccttcatttttcatctaatttgcgaccaaattcaaccaattctgtgagtaccctgatcaccagtgctttgaactgtgcatctgataggctggctatctcttggttatttaattgtattatttctggagatttgacctattcttttgtttgggccattttttttgtcttgatgcgcctgttacgtaataaggggcagagccttaggtgttcacctgggggGGGCGACCCaggtggctgggttgtgatgctgtatgtgggggtggggtctgagagggaacaatggggcttgctccactctctgttggatttcagccacttcccctgcttcccccaaacaaactggtcccttctggtgctgattcccgggtgggtgggtttgtgtacattcaaggaccctgtgggtctctccaaagaactctcctgtgaggctaggagttcctcctggcacctcaacccccacaggtgttttcaattggtgttttgaggctttatttctgcttgctgggaccctgggctgtgtagtctgtctcactccccagtttcacctggtttgtctgcatgtgaatgtgggaccgcccggtTAGCCAGCCACCTTGTGGGCCAAGCctctccacaatctgccacctcgctgggtccaccagctgccactttgccaggagtcctctctaCCTGGCCACCTGattctgcccttcctaccagtctggatggatgtttcttctttaactccttggttgtaggacttctgtacagctcaattttctgttagtcctggttgttgttgttgttgcttttgtttctaaattgttgttgtccttattctggttgtacaaggaggcacagtgtgtctacctatgcctccatcttggctgaaagtcatCAAGTTTTCCggttttaaaagtgaatttatcCCTGGCCAGTGAGATTCAGTTAATTGGAGTGTCATCTTGGAAACTAAAATGCCAGAGGTTTGATACtgagtcagagcacacacctaggttgtgggttcagtccccaggtggggcatatacaagaagcaactgattcaatctcaatgtttctctccttctctctccctcccttcacctctctctataaatcaataagcatgtccttgggtgaggataaaaaaagaattttatacacacatacatctcCTGATATCTATGGACCTCAGGCTGGTTTTTCCCCTTGTCCCCCCACTCCTGACCTATTGGGGAACACTTGGGCCCAAAGGTCAggagctgccccaccccctgtccccagCGTTTGGGCTCCTGTGTGTGCCCTTATCCCGTGCTGGGCCAGGAAGAGGCCTGAGAAAACAGGACATGGTCCCTGTTCTCTAGAACCTGACTCACTCTGTCACCCAGTGGACCTCATGGACTGATGGCCTACTGTGTGTGTACTGTGCTGGGCCTGCAGCTGTAACAGAGCATGAAGCAGACAAGGCCCCCACTCAGGCAGTTTATATCTACTGAGAAGAAAGCTACAAGCATGCACAGGTAAATATGAAAATATCCCACTGTAGCATGTACTAGGAAGAATATGAAGGAAAACAGTGAGTTAAAGCCTTGCTGCTTGCAAGTATGGCTGGCAGACTGGCAGGCAGCATCTAATCCCCAGGGAGCTCatcagaaatgcagattctcaggctcTTCTCAGGATTTCCTAGTCAGAAACTGCATTTCCACAAGAGCCCTGGGGAATGCCTATGGCCAGGGAGTCAGGAATTCACTCCAAACCAGCAATTATTATCCCAAGGAAGAATGAATGTTTGTGTCAAGACCTCGTTGTTCTCAGGTTCTGCAAGATCTGTCTTCCAGGCAGAGGGTACAGCCAGTGCTGCTGAACATAAAGTATTCTCCTTGAAGGCACACCTCACTCACTGGCCAACCATAGCAAGTCCCTCCACCTCTCTAGGCCTCCGTGTGCCACCTGGAAAATTGAGGAGTAGGACTAAATAAAGCTTctttcaaggtaaaaaaaaacaaacaaaatctcattATCTGAACAGAGAATTTTGGGCATCAAGAGTCAGATGATCAGCTAAAAAGGAGTTATTTGAGGGAGCGACAGGGCCCCCTCTCTGGAGTTCTCAGGTCAtcccaggaggcccaggcctTTTCTGTTACTCGGGAATACGGGTACCTCTGCTGTTCTGAGAATCCACTGCAAACTCTGCTGATACAAAGGCTCTGTGTGGATAGCTGACCGGAGTAACCCCAGGAAGCTGGCAAGTTTTTGGTCCAGCCTCTCTTCCCAAATTCCTCCCTGTTACACCCTCCTGCAGTTCTGGGAAAACCCAGTCCTTCCTCCAGCTGATGCAACAAGCTCTCAGGGCAGCCCAGGCTCTGGGCTTGCTGAAGAGTAGAGAGAGGAGCTGGTGTGTCGGCACAGTGCTCCTTAGCCAGTCGGTCACAAAGGTCTGGATTGTCAGAGCTGGATGTACTGCAGAGATCCTGCAACCCTACCTCTACTTTATTAATGAGGGAACTGAGCATCCAACTGCTATTTCCAATCAGGTTTTGTTCACTCCTCTGGAAAAATTTCACCTGCCATATATATCACTACAAgtctatataatatttttaaacgattttatttattttttagagagaggggaagcgagggagaaagagagggagagaaacatcaatgtgtgagagaaacattggccgcctctcacatatccccaactagggacctggtccacaacccaggcatgtgcccagaccaggaaccaaactggcgaccttttggttcacaggccagtgctcaatccactgagccacaccagccagagcaagtctatgacattttaaaattctgtggcaaGACTAGTGACTCACACAGATAATAGCTCTCTCCTCTACCTAGGATGCCCTGAGGGCAAGAAATAGGACAAACAGATCTTTCCTATGACCCCAGAACCCTAGGAACTCAGGAAAGTTTCCTCAGTTTGTTGACtgaatgatgaataaatgaaagctgTGGGAATTTGTCTACCTCTGGTGTGTTCCGCAGATGTTTCTTCactcctttctttatttttctctctcaacaAACTTTTACTGAGTTCCCTACAGAGGAAACCTGGCCACGAATGGTGCtggggggtaggggaggaggCTGCCAAAGGCAGGCCCAGGGCTCCAGAGAGCTCAAGTGTGATGGGGCCTGGGCTCAGCTACCTCCGGAGGAGCTCCATGAGTCACTCTGCAGTGACCTGGGGGACCGGAGGGCCGGGTAGGGGAGGCTATTACTCTGCCCACAGGCCTGTTCCCCAGGCTGGGACCCAGGCCAGAGTCCAGGGAGTGACAGAGGACCCCATCCCCCCTCTGAACAGATGTGGGAGGGGGCTTGGTTGGGGAAGGAGGACACACTGCTCAAGAGCCATGGGCTCATACACAAAACTCAGCCCATAAACACCCTCCTTCCAGGCCTTCCCAGGCCTCCCAGGCCTCAAGCCACCTTTTGGgacttccttccctttccagccTGGGGTTCACAGTGACTCCTGCTCTGGCTTCTCCTTCCTCCGTACATAATCAATCTTCCTTTGCTACAAAAAAGTCTCACCCCTCCCTAGCTGAAATACCTCCAACACCTCCTTGTAGAAGCTTCCTATGGGACTATAACACCCACAAATTTAGTGGTTTAAAGCAACACAAATGCGCTATCTCAGCCCCAGAGGTCAAAAGTCCAGAATGGATCTTCCTGGCCTAAAGTCAAGGTGTCatcagggctgtgttcctttctggcAACTGTAGGGAAGAATCCATTCCATTGCCTCTTCCAGACTTTAGAGGTTGCTGGCATTCCTTGGTATGAGGCATTCCTTGGCATtcctccctccatcttcaaagccagcaacaccTTCTCCTGCTGCCATTCCTTAGGGCCTCCCTCTTCCAATTATAAGGACTTTTGTCCTTATGTTGCAAATGGAGATGGGGTCCAGGTGCTTGGTGGCTGCTAACAAAGACCTGAACAGACCACATCAACAAAGATAAACAAAGCAAGTGAGAGAAAGTT is a genomic window of Phyllostomus discolor isolate MPI-MPIP mPhyDis1 chromosome 6, mPhyDis1.pri.v3, whole genome shotgun sequence containing:
- the LOC114500016 gene encoding thyroid hormone-inducible hepatic protein, which encodes MQVLTKRYPKNCLLKVMDRYSAVVQNMEQVVMFPSLLQDVKLNAQAGPPSLYNYFTMLKAIRTDVDHGLLPREEWQVKVADGKTTVTENEAAETEESEEEVLEQLDLEAQFHLHYTSLHQILTHLTLKAEELTRVYQEITGQAV